One window of Acidobacteriota bacterium genomic DNA carries:
- the rnc gene encoding ribonuclease III, which translates to MSKKLAKLEQSLGHRFQKLELLERALTHRSWAHESLPDGSGDNVRDLQNESFEFVGDSVLGLAVAEQLFLKHPKASEGDLTLMKHQLVSTETLARLAADLKLGDFMRVGRGEEKTGGRRKQALLADTFEAILAAIFFDAGYIAARAFIARIFAVDLRSSSPRTALDYKTLLQETLQANRLTAPAYKVVKTEGPPHERTFLVEATWEGGSVSASGSSIKQAEMHAAKTALDLLERKDSPRARQKK; encoded by the coding sequence ATGTCGAAGAAACTCGCAAAACTAGAACAATCCCTCGGACACAGGTTTCAAAAACTCGAACTCCTTGAGCGGGCGCTGACGCATCGCTCCTGGGCGCACGAGAGTCTGCCGGACGGATCCGGGGACAATGTGCGCGACCTTCAAAACGAATCGTTCGAATTTGTCGGAGATTCGGTTCTCGGGCTGGCCGTCGCCGAGCAACTGTTTCTCAAACACCCGAAGGCCAGCGAGGGGGATCTGACGCTGATGAAGCATCAACTCGTCAGCACCGAAACGCTTGCGCGGCTTGCGGCCGATCTTAAACTCGGAGACTTTATGCGCGTCGGCCGCGGCGAAGAGAAGACCGGCGGGCGCCGCAAACAGGCGCTGCTCGCAGACACCTTCGAAGCGATCCTCGCGGCGATCTTTTTCGACGCGGGCTATATCGCGGCGCGCGCCTTCATCGCCCGCATCTTCGCAGTAGACCTTCGAAGTTCGTCGCCGCGGACGGCGCTCGATTACAAAACTCTTCTTCAGGAGACGCTTCAGGCAAACAGATTGACCGCGCCGGCGTATAAGGTTGTCAAGACCGAAGGCCCGCCGCACGAGCGCACGTTTCTTGTCGAAGCGACGTGGGAGGGCGGAAGCGTGAGTGCGAGCGGGAGTTCGATCAAACAGGCCGAAATGCACGCCGCCAAAACCGCTTTGGATCTGCTCGAACGAAAAGATTCGCCGCGCGCACGACAAAAAAAGTGA
- a CDS encoding pseudouridine-5'-phosphate glycosidase, with protein sequence MNIRFNQEVREALVANRPIVALESTVIAHGLPFPQNLETANLLESTVRENGAVPATIAVFGGEFCVGLDAAQIERLATGNDIRKISRRDLPIAVGRRLTCATTVATTAFIAHRAGIRVFATGGIGGVHRGFAADVSADLPELARTPITVVCSGAKIVLDLAATREWLETNGVTVLGWQCVELPAFYSRSSGLEVDESVETAADASAIIRARDALGTEGAVLLTVPVPEDFEIPRAELESILADALKLADERGVRGKEMTPFLLGEMSSRSVGRTLKANIALLANNARVASLVAVELARA encoded by the coding sequence ATGAACATCCGTTTCAACCAGGAAGTCCGCGAAGCGTTGGTCGCGAACCGACCGATCGTCGCGCTCGAATCGACCGTCATCGCGCACGGTCTTCCGTTCCCGCAAAACCTCGAAACCGCCAACCTCCTTGAGAGCACAGTCCGCGAAAATGGCGCGGTCCCGGCGACGATCGCGGTCTTTGGCGGCGAGTTCTGCGTCGGACTCGATGCCGCGCAGATCGAGAGACTAGCCACCGGAAACGACATCCGAAAGATCTCTCGACGCGACCTGCCGATCGCCGTCGGCCGCCGACTGACTTGTGCGACGACCGTCGCGACGACCGCGTTCATCGCGCATCGTGCCGGAATAAGGGTTTTTGCGACCGGCGGCATCGGCGGCGTCCATCGCGGATTTGCAGCCGACGTTTCGGCCGATCTGCCCGAACTCGCGCGCACGCCGATCACGGTCGTCTGCTCAGGCGCGAAGATCGTCCTCGATCTTGCCGCGACCCGTGAATGGCTCGAAACCAACGGCGTCACGGTGCTCGGCTGGCAATGCGTCGAGTTGCCGGCGTTTTACAGCCGGTCGAGCGGACTTGAAGTTGACGAGTCCGTCGAGACCGCCGCCGACGCATCCGCGATCATCCGCGCGCGCGACGCTCTCGGAACCGAGGGCGCGGTACTGCTGACCGTTCCGGTGCCGGAGGATTTCGAGATCCCGCGCGCCGAACTCGAATCGATTCTGGCGGACGCGCTGAAACTCGCCGACGAACGCGGTGTTCGCGGCAAAGAGATGACGCCGTTTCTTCTCGGCGAAATGTCGTCGCGGAGCGTCGGACGAACGCTCAAGGCGAACATCGCGCTGCTTGCCAACAACGCCCGCGTTGCGTCGCTGGTCGCCGTCGAACTCGCGCGCGCTTAG
- a CDS encoding HAMP domain-containing protein, which yields MTNFLETFRGRLLIILALLLIATLGFQYYLNLRTQQESNELREQQEQALVAGFALAFSSITSKEYLEVLVQRPDQPFYDANTKERIKEILVINNKWQIIDSLNPEFAPTVNDDNDAVYVNLGDIRNLPPLMEAGRLGEDVKNFPNAALDDDLAADGEAHVLPIDTSYDGRWYAMVVLRNDKKETAERAARPLIYTLLVLLISSIITLFLVWRFTRPISELSNAAREVAAGNLTVRINENLRSDEMGELASQFNEMTAQLEKKHDLEAKLKEAEKSAVVGRLGSAIAHEIRNPLNYINLTLDHLRSKFRPDDTEKSATFDKLTSQLKAEVARINQQIGDFLSYSRPPNPQIRPTDIRKAIEDSLAIVEVQAEDRGVKISVVEHEDVPPVAADPEYLRSLFNNLLINAVQSMEADGGLLNVKISPDGDFVRVEIIDSGKGIPEANLKKIFEPYFSTKETGTGLGLAIVQKIVDVHLGSIEVESTVGEGTKFTLWLPRSS from the coding sequence ATGACGAATTTCCTGGAAACATTCCGCGGCCGGCTGCTGATCATTCTCGCGCTTTTGCTGATCGCGACGCTTGGATTCCAGTACTATCTGAATCTCCGGACGCAACAGGAAAGCAACGAACTCCGTGAACAACAGGAACAGGCGCTTGTCGCCGGTTTCGCCCTCGCCTTCAGCAGCATCACCTCAAAGGAATATCTCGAAGTTCTCGTTCAGCGGCCGGACCAGCCATTTTATGATGCGAATACGAAGGAACGCATCAAAGAGATTCTCGTCATCAACAACAAATGGCAGATCATCGACAGTCTTAATCCGGAATTCGCTCCGACGGTAAACGACGACAATGACGCGGTTTACGTCAACCTTGGCGATATTCGGAATCTGCCGCCGCTGATGGAAGCCGGACGGCTTGGGGAAGACGTGAAGAACTTTCCCAACGCAGCGCTCGACGATGATCTCGCCGCCGACGGCGAAGCCCACGTGCTGCCCATCGACACTTCATACGACGGCCGCTGGTATGCGATGGTCGTGCTCCGGAACGATAAAAAGGAAACCGCCGAACGCGCCGCGCGGCCGCTGATATATACGCTCTTGGTTTTGTTGATCTCGTCGATCATCACGCTTTTTTTGGTTTGGAGGTTCACGCGTCCGATCTCCGAGCTTTCGAACGCCGCGCGCGAGGTCGCGGCCGGCAATCTCACGGTCCGCATCAACGAGAATCTGCGCAGCGACGAAATGGGCGAACTCGCCTCCCAGTTCAACGAAATGACGGCGCAACTTGAAAAGAAGCACGATCTCGAGGCGAAACTAAAAGAGGCGGAAAAGTCGGCGGTCGTCGGACGGCTCGGTTCGGCGATCGCGCACGAGATCCGCAACCCGTTGAATTACATTAACTTGACGCTCGATCATTTGCGCAGCAAGTTCAGGCCCGATGATACGGAAAAGAGCGCAACGTTCGACAAGCTTACGTCGCAGCTCAAGGCCGAGGTCGCGCGGATCAATCAGCAGATCGGTGATTTCCTGAGTTATTCACGGCCGCCGAATCCGCAGATCCGGCCGACCGACATTCGCAAGGCGATCGAAGACTCGCTCGCCATCGTCGAGGTTCAGGCCGAAGACCGCGGCGTGAAGATCAGCGTCGTCGAGCACGAAGACGTTCCGCCGGTCGCCGCCGACCCCGAGTATTTGCGTTCTTTGTTCAATAATTTGTTGATCAACGCGGTGCAGTCGATGGAGGCCGACGGCGGGCTTTTGAACGTCAAGATCTCGCCGGACGGCGACTTCGTTCGCGTCGAGATCATTGACTCCGGCAAGGGAATTCCGGAAGCAAACCTGAAGAAGATCTTCGAGCCGTATTTCTCAACAAAGGAGACGGGCACCGGACTGGGCCTCGCGATCGTCCAAAAGATCGTCGACGTCCACCTCGGCTCGATCGAGGTCGAATCGACCGTCGGCGAGGGAACGAAATTCACCCTCTGGCTTCCGCGATCTAGCTGA
- a CDS encoding YebC/PmpR family DNA-binding transcriptional regulator has translation MSGHSKWHTIKHKKGALDAKRGKIFTKLIKEITVAARTGGSGDPDSNARLRKAVNDAKGQNMPNETIDRAIKRGTGELEGVSYDEITYEGYGVGGVAMLVETMTDNRNRTVAEIRHLFSKNGGNLGEAGSVAWMFDKKGLIIVDKDSRSEDELFELVIEAGADDLQDEGDVFEIYTAPENFHAVDQAIRAAGIEPQVSELSMIPQNYIKLEGADAKQMLKLYDAIDDNDDVQKVYANFDIDESEME, from the coding sequence ATGTCCGGACATTCCAAATGGCATACAATCAAACATAAAAAGGGCGCGCTCGATGCCAAGCGCGGAAAGATATTTACCAAGCTCATCAAGGAGATCACCGTCGCCGCGCGGACTGGCGGTAGCGGCGATCCTGACTCGAACGCCCGTCTGCGGAAAGCCGTGAACGACGCGAAAGGGCAAAATATGCCGAACGAGACGATCGACCGTGCGATCAAGCGCGGCACGGGCGAACTCGAAGGGGTCAGCTACGATGAGATCACGTACGAAGGCTACGGCGTCGGCGGGGTCGCGATGCTGGTCGAAACGATGACCGACAACCGAAACCGTACGGTCGCGGAAATTCGCCATCTTTTTTCGAAAAACGGCGGCAACCTTGGCGAGGCCGGATCGGTCGCCTGGATGTTCGACAAAAAGGGGTTGATCATCGTCGACAAGGATTCAAGATCCGAAGACGAGCTTTTCGAACTCGTGATCGAGGCCGGCGCCGACGATCTGCAGGACGAAGGCGATGTTTTCGAGATCTACACCGCGCCCGAGAACTTTCACGCCGTCGATCAGGCGATCCGTGCCGCGGGCATCGAACCGCAGGTTTCGGAACTCTCGATGATCCCGCAGAACTACATCAAACTCGAAGGCGCGGACGCCAAGCAGATGCTCAAGCTTTACGATGCGATCGACGACAACGACGACGTCCAGAAGGTTTACGCGAACTTCGATATCGACGAAAGCGAAATGGAATGA
- a CDS encoding UDP-2,3-diacylglucosamine diphosphatase, with product MSKRKLDIAVISDVHLGTYGCHAKELELYLRSIDPEWLIINGDFFDGWQFSKSYFPETHTRVLQYIFKMISRGVKVVYVTGNHDEVLRRYSGFRMGNFRLEDKLLLTHEGKKIWFFHGDVFDLSMQHGKWLAKLGGFGYDLLILINRWFNRCLERLGREKYSFSKKVKDSVKLALKHINNFEQTVADIAIENGYDFVVCGHIHEPVIKEFSDRRGSVTYMNSGDWIENLTSLELVDGRWNVQYYASLDYVETEELEIDLNAFDAETAVILIERFS from the coding sequence ATGTCAAAACGAAAACTCGATATCGCAGTCATCTCAGATGTCCATCTGGGAACTTACGGTTGTCACGCAAAAGAACTCGAACTTTACCTGAGATCGATCGATCCGGAATGGCTGATCATCAACGGCGACTTCTTCGACGGCTGGCAATTCAGCAAATCATATTTTCCGGAAACGCATACGCGTGTCCTACAGTACATCTTCAAAATGATTTCGCGCGGCGTGAAGGTCGTGTACGTCACCGGAAATCACGATGAGGTGCTGCGGCGCTACAGCGGCTTTCGGATGGGCAATTTCCGGCTCGAAGACAAATTGCTGTTGACGCACGAGGGCAAGAAGATTTGGTTCTTTCACGGCGACGTTTTCGATCTTTCGATGCAGCACGGGAAATGGCTTGCGAAGCTTGGCGGATTCGGTTACGACTTGCTGATCCTTATCAATCGATGGTTCAACAGATGCTTGGAGCGGCTCGGCCGGGAGAAATACTCGTTCTCGAAAAAGGTCAAGGATTCGGTCAAACTGGCTCTCAAACACATCAACAATTTCGAGCAGACGGTCGCCGACATCGCGATCGAAAACGGCTATGACTTCGTCGTTTGCGGTCACATCCACGAGCCGGTCATCAAGGAGTTCAGCGATCGGCGCGGATCTGTCACGTATATGAACAGCGGCGATTGGATCGAAAACCTGACCTCGCTCGAACTGGTCGATGGCCGATGGAACGTCCAATACTACGCGAGCCTCGATTACGTTGAAACTGAAGAGCTCGAGATCGATCTGAACGCCTTCGATGCAGAAACGGCGGTCATCCTCATCGAGCGTTTCAGCTAG
- a CDS encoding sigma-54-dependent Fis family transcriptional regulator produces MSGNMARKSILVVDDEKSQREILEMILSGEGYDVTTASSGEAAMKFVADRHFDLVLTDLQMGGMTGLELLKQLTDFDKSIIVLLLTAHGTVDSAVDALRLGAFDYLQKPYDREKLLDTISRALNKLTNLDAEIVSISPEMDRVKKMILKVAKSNSTVLIRGESGTGKELIARSIHNNSLRSNQIFQAVNCAAINENLLESELFGHEKGSFTGAIGEKKGLFEVADNGTLFLDEIGELDISLQAKILRALQEKQIRRVGGTREINVDVRVVAATNRDLLKMTQEGSFREDLYYRLNVLSIEIPPLRERRTDINLLMEFFIKKHTRSTNRQIRISPDAKRIFDDYHYPGNVRQLESAVERAILLCENDTITLDDMPPEMTQGMRPANGDSGSNERFKLPPEGVNFEDVERSLIMQAMERTDNNITKSAKLLGLTFRTLQYRLEKFGFKRDGMEEEGE; encoded by the coding sequence ATGAGTGGAAATATGGCACGTAAATCAATTCTGGTTGTTGATGACGAAAAATCCCAGCGAGAGATCCTCGAGATGATCTTGTCGGGCGAGGGGTATGACGTGACGACGGCGAGTTCGGGCGAGGCGGCAATGAAGTTTGTCGCCGACCGCCATTTCGATCTTGTTTTGACCGACCTCCAGATGGGCGGAATGACGGGACTCGAACTGCTCAAACAGTTGACGGACTTCGACAAATCGATCATCGTCCTGCTACTGACGGCGCATGGAACCGTCGATTCGGCGGTCGACGCGTTGCGGCTCGGCGCGTTCGACTACCTTCAGAAACCGTACGACCGCGAAAAGCTTCTCGACACCATCTCGCGCGCGCTCAACAAGCTGACGAATCTGGATGCGGAGATCGTCTCGATCTCGCCCGAAATGGACCGCGTCAAAAAGATGATCCTGAAGGTCGCGAAATCGAATTCGACGGTTCTGATCCGCGGCGAATCGGGAACGGGTAAAGAACTGATCGCGCGTTCGATACATAACAATAGTCTGCGTTCGAATCAGATATTTCAGGCGGTCAACTGCGCGGCGATCAACGAAAATTTGCTCGAATCCGAACTTTTCGGTCACGAGAAGGGATCGTTCACCGGCGCGATCGGCGAAAAGAAGGGGCTGTTCGAGGTTGCCGACAACGGAACGCTTTTTCTTGACGAGATCGGCGAACTCGACATCAGCCTTCAAGCCAAGATCCTGCGCGCGCTGCAGGAGAAACAGATCCGTCGCGTCGGCGGTACACGCGAGATCAACGTCGATGTCCGCGTCGTCGCGGCGACCAACCGCGATCTGCTGAAAATGACGCAGGAAGGTTCCTTCCGAGAGGATCTATATTATCGGCTAAACGTTCTGAGCATCGAAATTCCGCCGCTTCGCGAACGGCGGACCGACATCAATCTGTTGATGGAGTTCTTTATCAAAAAGCACACTCGCAGCACGAACCGGCAGATCAGGATCAGCCCCGATGCGAAGCGGATCTTCGACGATTACCATTATCCGGGCAATGTCCGCCAGCTCGAATCGGCCGTCGAGCGCGCGATCCTGCTCTGCGAGAACGATACGATCACGCTTGACGACATGCCGCCGGAGATGACGCAGGGAATGCGGCCGGCGAACGGCGATTCGGGTTCGAACGAACGCTTCAAACTGCCGCCCGAAGGCGTGAATTTCGAGGATGTCGAACGAAGTTTGATAATGCAGGCGATGGAGAGAACCGACAACAACATCACGAAATCCGCGAAGTTGCTTGGACTGACGTTCCGAACCCTTCAGTACCGGCTCGAGAAGTTCGGGTTCAAACGCGACGGGATGGAAGAAGAGGGAGAATAG
- a CDS encoding DUF4126 domain-containing protein: protein MEWFSTLTLALGSAWTSGINLYATVTVLGLLQKFGLTKLPGGLDVLDNWWIIGVAGGLYAIEFFADKIPYVDSVWDVVHTFIRVPAGAVVAYAATSQMDTTVWVIAALVGGGLALSSHGTKAALRAGANLSPEPVSNWTLSIVEDVIAFVGTLLAVFAPIVIAIALVIFVAFFTWFAPKVYRAIRRLLNATRAFFRGEGFKEIARRAG, encoded by the coding sequence ATGGAATGGTTTTCTACTTTGACATTGGCGCTCGGCTCGGCGTGGACGTCGGGGATCAATCTTTATGCGACGGTGACGGTTCTCGGACTACTTCAGAAGTTCGGACTCACGAAACTGCCGGGCGGGCTTGACGTGCTCGACAACTGGTGGATCATCGGCGTTGCCGGCGGTCTGTACGCGATCGAGTTTTTCGCGGACAAGATCCCGTACGTCGACAGCGTCTGGGACGTCGTCCACACCTTCATCCGTGTCCCCGCCGGCGCGGTCGTTGCGTATGCCGCGACGAGCCAGATGGATACGACCGTGTGGGTCATCGCCGCGCTTGTCGGCGGCGGCCTGGCCTTGTCGTCGCACGGGACGAAGGCCGCGCTCCGGGCGGGCGCGAATCTGTCGCCGGAACCGGTTTCGAACTGGACGCTTTCGATCGTCGAAGACGTGATCGCCTTTGTCGGCACTCTGCTCGCCGTGTTCGCCCCGATCGTGATCGCGATCGCGCTGGTCATCTTTGTCGCCTTCTTTACCTGGTTCGCGCCAAAGGTCTATCGAGCGATCCGCCGGCTGCTGAACGCGACGCGCGCGTTCTTTCGCGGCGAAGGGTTCAAGGAAATCGCGCGAAGAGCCGGATAG
- the lepB gene encoding signal peptidase I: MSEESNEPVKSKKVAPPKSTFREYMESFVVTLIMAIFGMTFVIQAVTVPTGSMQNTILIGDYLLVNKFVFAPGGKPVPLLPQKEIERGDIIVFKYPGNKVNPAGDRAHGITAYQVNYVKRVIGLPGETVEFRGNQVYINGELLPENRLVADDATDTTEVPTKVIDTNENAKWSVMYDADEVARVAKGGTGVVPTMNFGVAGKEMKVPEDSYFVMGDNRNNSEDSRFWGFVNRDLVIGRAMFVYWSCDRKASSDSMLGCVTHPRLSRIGKMIK; the protein is encoded by the coding sequence ATGAGTGAAGAATCGAACGAACCGGTCAAATCGAAAAAAGTAGCGCCTCCGAAGTCGACATTCCGCGAGTATATGGAATCGTTCGTCGTGACGCTGATCATGGCGATTTTCGGGATGACGTTTGTAATTCAGGCGGTCACGGTTCCGACCGGTTCGATGCAAAACACGATCCTGATCGGCGACTATCTTCTGGTCAACAAATTCGTTTTCGCGCCCGGCGGAAAGCCGGTTCCGTTGCTGCCGCAAAAAGAGATCGAGCGCGGCGACATCATCGTTTTCAAGTATCCCGGAAACAAGGTTAATCCGGCCGGTGACCGCGCCCACGGGATCACCGCCTATCAGGTCAATTATGTTAAGCGGGTCATCGGACTCCCCGGCGAAACGGTCGAGTTTCGCGGGAATCAGGTATATATCAACGGCGAGTTGCTCCCCGAAAACCGACTCGTCGCGGACGATGCGACCGACACGACGGAAGTCCCGACCAAAGTCATCGACACCAACGAGAACGCCAAGTGGTCGGTGATGTATGACGCCGACGAGGTCGCGAGGGTCGCGAAAGGCGGCACCGGCGTCGTTCCCACAATGAATTTCGGGGTCGCCGGCAAAGAAATGAAGGTTCCCGAAGATTCGTATTTCGTGATGGGCGATAACCGGAACAACAGCGAGGACAGCCGCTTCTGGGGATTCGTCAACCGCGACCTGGTCATCGGCCGCGCGATGTTCGTTTATTGGTCGTGCGACCGCAAGGCGAGCAGCGACAGCATGCTCGGATGCGTCACCCACCCGCGTTTGAGCCGCATCGGCAAGATGATCAAATAG
- a CDS encoding YggT family protein, whose amino-acid sequence MLTKDVYPWISLVVTTVYLVFLALLVLRLIFNYADPNPFGKIGRFSYHLKKRTDRFVYPAARFLANFRVDTRLAPIVTALIAGVLVYFALGIVSNTMFVIDGLSIGIASGNVKFFIGFVLYGLLSLLVLFIFIRFISSWFVFTRNTFLGFVQRVTDPILIPFQKLIPPIGMIDLSAMILLILIGFLQTLVMRIFVYP is encoded by the coding sequence ATGCTGACAAAAGACGTTTATCCGTGGATCAGTCTGGTCGTCACGACCGTCTATCTGGTTTTCCTGGCGCTGCTCGTGCTGCGTTTGATCTTCAATTACGCCGATCCGAATCCGTTCGGCAAGATCGGACGGTTCTCGTACCATCTCAAGAAGCGTACCGACAGGTTCGTCTATCCGGCGGCCCGGTTCTTGGCGAATTTTCGGGTCGACACCAGGCTCGCCCCGATCGTGACGGCGCTCATCGCCGGAGTTCTTGTGTATTTCGCGCTTGGCATCGTCAGCAACACGATGTTCGTCATCGACGGTCTTTCGATCGGTATCGCATCGGGCAATGTGAAGTTCTTCATCGGCTTTGTGCTCTACGGATTGCTCAGTTTGCTGGTGCTTTTCATTTTCATACGATTCATTTCTTCGTGGTTCGTTTTCACGCGCAACACGTTTCTCGGATTCGTTCAAAGGGTCACCGATCCGATCTTGATTCCGTTCCAAAAACTTATTCCGCCGATCGGGATGATCGATCTTTCGGCGATGATTCTGCTGATCCTCATCGGGTTTCTGCAAACCCTCGTTATGCGGATCTTCGTTTACCCGTGA
- a CDS encoding YggS family pyridoxal phosphate-dependent enzyme: protein MSETLAERIAAVERSIAEAARNACRKTSEVSLIAVSKTHTAATIREAIGCGLRVFGENKVQEAESKIAELGRDSAEWHLIGHLQSNKARKAVRLFDVIESVDSVELAARLERICEEEGRNELQVLIQVDLALEATKNGATEAELPSIVDFLGGCKRLKLIGLMTLPPFFDDPELARPFFRKLRKLRDSFVPGGELSMGMSHDFAVAIAEGATLVRVGTAIFGEREYQR from the coding sequence ATGTCTGAAACTCTCGCCGAACGAATCGCGGCCGTCGAAAGGTCGATCGCCGAAGCCGCCCGAAACGCTTGTCGCAAGACTTCGGAAGTCTCGTTAATTGCGGTCAGCAAAACGCATACGGCCGCGACGATACGCGAGGCGATCGGCTGCGGTTTGCGGGTTTTCGGCGAGAATAAAGTGCAGGAGGCAGAGTCGAAGATCGCGGAACTCGGACGGGATTCGGCCGAATGGCACCTGATCGGACATCTGCAGTCGAACAAAGCGCGCAAGGCCGTGCGTTTGTTTGATGTCATTGAATCGGTCGATTCGGTCGAACTCGCGGCGCGCCTTGAGCGTATCTGCGAAGAAGAGGGACGCAATGAACTGCAAGTCCTGATTCAGGTCGATCTCGCGCTCGAGGCGACAAAGAACGGTGCAACGGAGGCCGAATTGCCGTCGATCGTCGATTTCCTCGGCGGATGCAAACGGTTGAAACTTATAGGGTTAATGACTCTGCCGCCGTTTTTTGATGATCCCGAACTCGCGCGCCCCTTTTTCCGCAAACTTCGCAAACTTCGAGATAGTTTCGTTCCGGGCGGCGAACTTTCGATGGGGATGAGCCACGATTTTGCGGTCGCGATCGCCGAGGGCGCGACACTGGTTCGCGTCGGAACGGCGATCTTCGGCGAACGCGAATATCAACGATAA
- the ruvC gene encoding crossover junction endodeoxyribonuclease RuvC: MRVLGIDPGSETLGWGIIEGEKLKYGLVDFGTVKTSPKESFSKRVLKIGDGVAAVIEKFCPDVLSIEEAFYANNVKVALKLGQVRGAVLYVGEREKLEIAEYSPRLVKQTVVGYGNAEKHQVQEMVRLLLRLKSIPEPHDAADALAIAICHFHHAGVAARLKLAK; encoded by the coding sequence ATGCGTGTTCTTGGAATCGATCCCGGGAGCGAGACTCTCGGTTGGGGTATCATCGAGGGCGAAAAGCTGAAATACGGCCTCGTCGATTTTGGCACGGTCAAGACGTCGCCCAAAGAATCGTTTTCGAAGCGCGTGTTGAAGATCGGTGACGGTGTCGCCGCGGTGATCGAAAAATTCTGTCCCGACGTGCTGTCGATCGAAGAAGCGTTTTACGCCAACAACGTCAAGGTCGCACTCAAACTCGGACAGGTTCGCGGCGCGGTTTTGTACGTCGGCGAACGCGAGAAGCTCGAGATCGCGGAATACAGTCCGCGACTCGTGAAACAAACCGTTGTCGGTTACGGCAACGCTGAAAAACACCAGGTTCAGGAAATGGTCCGGCTGTTGCTCAGACTCAAGAGCATTCCCGAACCTCACGACGCGGCGGATGCGCTGGCGATAGCGATCTGCCATTTTCACCACGCGGGCGTCGCGGCGAGACTCAAACTCGCCAAGTAA
- a CDS encoding YggU family protein, with amino-acid sequence MIDITEKDGAVTFRVRVVPRASRTEIAGELDGALKIRIASPPVDGAANEELIKFLAKQLGVSKSDVEIAGGKNSKSKSIRVRNVASDAVAKAINLIDPKIP; translated from the coding sequence GTGATCGACATAACCGAAAAAGACGGCGCGGTGACATTTCGCGTGCGCGTGGTGCCGCGGGCGTCGAGAACGGAGATTGCCGGCGAACTGGACGGCGCTCTGAAGATCCGGATCGCGTCGCCGCCGGTCGACGGCGCGGCCAATGAGGAGTTGATCAAGTTTCTGGCGAAACAGCTTGGAGTTTCAAAGTCGGATGTCGAGATCGCCGGGGGAAAGAATTCGAAATCAAAATCGATAAGGGTCCGCAACGTGGCCTCGGATGCCGTCGCGAAAGCGATAAATTTGATTGACCCGAAAATCCCGTGA